From the Lactuca sativa cultivar Salinas chromosome 9, Lsat_Salinas_v11, whole genome shotgun sequence genome, the window ggaaattatagccggaggatttccggagtggcagcagcagcagtcagtcatttcccacaccgatcagcagctatttcaaggtgagttaccttccattagcggtgggtctacggctacaatgccggcccaccagtaggagttgtatgttaggtgattgtctttgtgatatcatctaggtttgctactacttgatacgttatatgctggcatgatatgttatatgtgatagtagtagagttcggttgttaggaccgaaggtcagacaccccagatatgtctgacagtatggcatgatatgttatatgctggcatgatatgttatatgtgatagtggtagtaggaggggaatagtccctgagggtcggttgttaggactgacgggtaggtcagcaccccagaatggcttgacacaggtaggttagcaccccagaatggctcgacacgggtaggtcggcaccccagaatggccgtaccgggtaggtcgggcaccctagaattgcttggcagtatgtatgatatatgattgtatgttatgtggtatattgggggaactcactaagcttcgtgcttacaattttcagttttggtttcaggtacctcttctttgaaggggaaggagttggcgcggtagcggtacatcacacacctgcttgtattccgcattatgatattTTCTTGGgaaattgtactctgacacttttatgattatgacaatgttttccgtcatgcaacatcttttgtgaaatgaaatgATCGTTGAATGATTTATTcctaaatgttttgctaagtacatgttttaaaaaacgaaatttttggcttgtatttttgggatgttacacaatcgATTTATAATCTCCCATTGATGCGCCGGTTGACCACAAACACTTATAAACACGAGTTGTTTCATCATTTCAACTTTATAGTCCcacattagtgtgtcggttaactacacacgctccactaacttattataaagaaataatatgcattttcatggattaacatacatttcacatttttcctaaagtaactagagtgtgatttaaaaaaaaaggttctagtactttataTATGATacttttaatcttgattatgtcctatcaaacccattcatctaacgaccctccaccacacaTGATAGCGGTGGGTGAAAAGGATACCCATTCAACGACCATTTTATAAGTCATTTCCTTGTACCCTATTTATAGtatgactttgtgaatgaggcttactagctATTCGACTGGCCTTTTCTTATACATATTGTAAttaaggtttaatatatatatatatatatatatatatatatatatatatatatatatatatatatatatatatatatacatatatatttataatgtgtattttaaatttttttaaaacacaaggtttaaaattaattattaaaattttaattgattaaatttaaaccaattatgatttaatcttaatcttttaattaaaattttaataaaattaatttaaatcatttggggattaaataattattttcaattgaactattaataaataattcaaatttaatcttaTAACCTTCTAATTTTCAAAAATCAGGGGATAGCGTTACcaagttttaattattctaatttTAAcgcatttaaaataataattaaggaaATTAGAAACCTTAAGAAACCCTAAGACCATTTCGAAAATAAAGGgtgaaggctagggtttcaagaaacCCTATCCAAGTCAAAAATTTTAAAGGGATAGCATTTATTTTCGATAAACCATAATTTTTGATCCATTAATATTATGCACAATCAATACAGAACAATGACTTTGATACCACTAAGGGGTTTTATAGGTTATCAAAAACATGTAAAGCAGAAAACTTTAACACTTAAGTTCACACGCAACCTATAAATGATATTTGTTTTCTCTAATTAGTAGCAATAAACTATGAACACCAAGAACCCTAAAGGAAACCTATTATAATCGAAATATACATAGGATTAaggttacatacctttgatttgttgtagtaaacaaatcacttcaatccTTTGTGTTTGTTGGTCATGGaaagtgaaacatcccaaaaatacaacccacaaaaaatttcattttgaaaacattATTAAAACCATCAACCATCATAAGAAAAATCATAATCATGTATCATCAAACATCATAGTATCTGTCTCAAATCAAAATCTCATATCAAAATCTCATATCAAATCATCAGAGTGAACTCCCAGGTTgtgactgtggtgtgtgccatgcgatcaaccCCAGCCCTTCCCTTTATTAGTGGAAGTACCtataaccaaaactgaaaaatgtaagcagaaagcttagtgagctcccccaaactaccacataccatacacacataacatgcaaataggagatacgggccccgcccacactcatggagatatgggccccgcccacactctgctagtcTTGAggtacgggccccgcccacactcaactgtctgagatacgggccccgcccaaactCAGCTTCtgtgagatatgggccccgcccacacttagctactatactgacatacaagtatcacacagaaacAAGTATACTAAGTCTATCATTCAATCATGAATCATATTGCAAACATACTACTAAGAGATAccggccccgcccacactcaactaactAAGAGATACGAGCCTTGCCTACACTCAACTATTAATAAACTCATACTGCGGGCCGAACTTGGTGACTTAGACCCGTTCTTACTGAAGGGacactcacctcgcgtgtctgaCTGCTGAAACCTTGAGTGAGAAATATCTAGCTGCTGCTCCGGTGGCTCTCCGGCAATAATTCCCACAATGAAACTTAGTCAAAACctgataactactcttagggtaaaatgaccattttacccctggctaaAGTCAACattatggtcaaagtcaacttcccagttgaccagactcgccgagttggctcatcAACTCGCTGATTCCCGATCTTCTCAACTACCCCcaacccgactctactcgtcgattttagcaagaactcgacgagttcaccttcaatcataacatctagacaatcttcatctgacttgccgagttcttcctgaactcgtcgagtttatcttcATATTCAGAATGTGACCAGTCTGTGACTCAccaagttatatgaacaactcgtcgagtctgtcttCATGAGTTGGGAGatggccttggactcgtcgagtacgttcctgcactcgtcgagtcccatggttTCCAAATCCATGGCGTTGTCCATTTCATTGAGTCCCCTCCCTGGACTCATCCAAATCCCTTCTGTACCAAAATGGGTTCCTCATACCATAACAGTTTTTGGGAATCAactcatgactcgccgagtccatgcatgtccAAGTCTAATAATTCGATTTCTGATGGGTAAAACTCATCCAGAAGGTAGATTTGGGCTCCCTAAGTagatataacacgtaaagtcatgaactttacaTACATGCATGTGACTTTATGCTCAAAGGACCAAAAATAGGGTTTATTTCATACATGGGGTTCTCATGGCCATGaagatggcacctttatgccatgagggcCCTCTAAGGTTCCAAATCTGAAGTTATCTTAACTTGGGATATCAAATACCCAAAGATCAAGCTTCTTGGAcccaaaaattcataaaaataacCACAAGGAGATCTAAGAAACTACAAGTCAAGTAATaagcttgattaccagaaagtgagGAGAAACTGCTGTTCTTCTTGGATCTACAATCTTCTCTCGAAGTCCTCCTTATTCCTCTTCTTCACACTAGCTTCAAACCACACACGTTTACTCAAAAATGGCACTCAAACACTCACAAGGCTCAAGGTGGCGAGTTAGGGTTATCTGGACACTAAGGGAGTGATAAGGAAGGTCATAGGGGCATTATGATCTTTAAATAGGAggacaaacccttgaaattagggttttcatcagacaacgcctactcgtcgagtcggtcttccgactcatcgagtagactacTTAGTTCCCGCCCCGGATTCaatcttactcgacgagttgggccttcaactcgtcgagtccaagagtaAAATTATAAAATTGACTTGATTAAATGCATACTTGGAACCGGGTGTTAcagaaagctagcaccaaaaggATGATGCCTCTAATTGGTCACACccaaaactagaaaccctagaatgaggaggagagaggagaTGTGAGGAAAATTTGCTCATGTGCCTTTAGGTAATGTGGTGAATGAAAAATTCAAGCtaaggggtcatatttatagtttaggtaacttgcaaGCAAAGcaaaatttgaattaattaaataatagatttaatcttaattTAAACCCTTTCCTTTTATGCAACCAAGaggcttccagaaaccctagGAAACCCTCTAAAACTGTCCATACCATGGAGATTTCTCGAattgcttcttttgttcaactattgaacaaatacaattcaccccttgcaccttcaattaattccaattaatatcaaattaattctgattaataattaatcaattctaattgatttcacattaatttattaatcatataaattaacaaatcaattatttaacagTTGAtcacatattaatttattatcacATAATAAATCAACAAATTAATTGTCTATTTCCGATTAATATATtcatcacataatatattaacaaatcattttctcataatttccaattagattattaatcatataataatctaataaattatacttCAGTCTCTtaatatcatttctagctatttctagttatgagggaaacccaaaaggagtTTGATTTTAACCACAAGAGTATATCAATTTACTTATGAGCATAGACATCTTAATCCAATAGCTTCTTGATTCATTAATAGAAGGAAATGGGATTCCCTTATGAATTTTATGCGAGGAATCATGTCTGCAAAATAGAGGTAATCTAGGATAAGAACATTATCGGATAGGGCCTGATAACGCCCTCTGGTGCCAAAGTTAGTACTTAGGATCATATTGCTAAAATGTTGAGATGCGCATTCCATTATTACTTTTTTACGTACCTGCTTCTGATGTTGTTGATTTTGAGAGAATGAAAAAGTTTTGTTTGAAATTGATTCCAAAACTTGTATTCAATAATGATGaagaatacatacatacacagaAGAGAAGGAAAAATGAACTAACAAACTGATAATATAAGAATGATGAAAATACCCTTCTATCTAATTACTATCTAAACTGTCTATAACAAATTTTCTAACAATAAAAACTAACACCCCCCTTAATATGGAGGGTAGGGAACTACATGCAGCTTGGAAATAGCTTCTCGATGCTTTGAAGATGGTAGATTCTtggtaaaaacatcagcatgttgtGAAGTAGCTAGAACATGAGATAAAGAGATGAGTCATTCTTGAAGTTTTTGTCGAACAAAATGACAGTCAAGTTCGATGTGTTTAGTCCTTTCATGAAAAACGGGGTTTGTGGCATTGTATATGGCGGCCATATTATCACACTTCAAGGGTATGGGGGTAATATTAGGCACTTGAAATTCATGCAGAAGTGTAGACAGCCATGCCAACTCAGCACATACTCTTTTCATTGAACGATATTCTGCCTCGGCTGAAGAAAGAGAGACTATAACCTACTTTTTTGACTTCCAAGAGATCAGACTTCCCCCAAATAGAATGAAATAACCACTTACTGACCTTCATGTGATTGGGCATGCTGCCCAATCTGAGTCACAATAAGCCTCAATGTTAGAAAGTTTATTAAAGAATAAACCTTGATTAACAGTGCCTTTGATGTATTTCAATACGTGTAAAGCAACATCATAATGTTGTTGACAAGGAGTTTTGTTAAAATGACTCAAATGTTGTACAGTGAAAGCTATGTATGGTCGAGTATGAAATAAAAAGTTCAACTTGCCAATTAGTTGTCTGTACAATGTAGGGTCATTGAGAGGATTGTCTATAAGCAGTAATAGCTTAAGATTGTGAGGCAATGGAGTAGAAACTGGAACAACATCTTCCATAGAATAGAGTGCAAGTAATTCTTGAGAAAATTTTTGTTGATGAACAACTAAACCTTCAGCCACCTTGCCAAATTGAAGTCTAAGAAAGTAATTGACTTCCCCCAAGTCTTTAATACGAAATTGGCTATCAAGAGTCATTTTTAATGAAGAAATTTCATCTTGATTATCACTTGTTAGTAAAATATCATCCACTTACACTGTTAATATAACAAATGAAGTAGAAGTCTTCTTAATGAATAGAGAATAATCATTAAGAGAATGAGTATATCCTTTTTGATGCAAAAATGGGACAATTTTGCATACCACTGCCTTGAAGCTTGCTTTAAGCCATATAGTGGCTTCTTAAGTTTGCAAACAAGATGATCTGAAGTAGTAGAACAGCCTGGTGGTAATTTCATATAGACATCTTCATGAAGATCACCATGAAGGAATGCATTATTAATGTCAAGTTGTTGAATCTTCCAATCTTTTTTAACAGCCAAAGAAACTAGACATCAAATAATATTGAATTTGACTATCGGAGAGAAGTTTTCGTTGTAGTCAATACCCTCTTTTTGAGTGAAACCTTTGGCTACTAACCATGCTTTATATCGATCAATAGATCCATCAACTTTATACTTAATTTTTATACCCATCAACATGAAATTGgctttttgccctttggtaatGAAACAATATCCCAAGTATGGTTGGTTTGTAAAGCTTCAAGTTCCTGTTGCATAGCAAGTTCCCAATGAGGATTCCCTTTAGCTTGATGATAAAAAGTAGGCCCAACATCAtgtttagaaatattgaaaaaaaaagtaGAAATGGGATAAAGAACAGAAACTTGAGGATCAACATTGCACATATGTGTAACAGTATGACAACAAATGTGTGAAGAATCAATAACATTGTTGCATATGTAATATCGTAAGTGCATAGGTGGGTTATGTGTTCTAGAAGATGTCCTTCTAGGAATGTTAGGAGGttgagactgagaagaagaaacaTTTTCAGTAGGGACAGAAATTGAAGGTGGTGAAGGTGCAATAGGTGTATCACTGGAGTTTTTAGGAAGAAAAGAATGTGGGTTTTGTGACATAGTGGGGGATATATCATGTAagggaaaaatattttcaaagaacTTAATATCCCTTGCGATATGAATGGATTTAGTGGTAAGATTAAGAACCTTAAAAGCCTTTTGTCCAATGGGATAACGAATCAATACAAAAGGATGAGCTCTTGACATGAATTTATCACGACCCACGGTAGAAGTAGTGATGAAACACAACATCCATATGCTTTAACTATGCCAAATATAGTTGCTTTTGATAAAGAAGTTCAAAAGGAGTTTTGAACTTAAGAGAAGCTGAAGGCATTCGATTAATGAGATGAACAGCTGTCCGGACGCATTCAGACCAATAAGAAAACCCAAGACCAGCTTGATATAATAAGGCTCGTGCAACTTCAAGTATATGTCGATGTTTCCGTTCAACGATGCCAATTTTTTGAGGGGTAAAAGGAGTAGATTTTTTTATGTAAAATTCCCATTTTGATATAGAACTCTATACCTTCATGAATACATCCAAGTTCATAAGCATTATCTGTGCAAACAACTTTAATGGTTTTGTTAGACTGAGTGTGAACAAAAACAACAAATTGTTTGATAACTCCCATTACATATACCCTTTGTGTGTAACCATATGTACCCAAGTGTGTTTACTATAGTCATCAACTATAGTAACAAAGAATTTGAACCCATCATGAGACATGTACTTGTACGGACCCCAAACATCCACATGAATGAGATCAAAAACAGCTTGAGATTAAGATAAGCTAGTTGGAAATGGAAATTTATGATGTTTAGCTTTAAAGCAGCTCATACATGAATCAATATCATCATCATGAGATTTACAACCAGGAATAGAAAGATGATTCAACTTGCTAATTGAAATGCGTCCCAATCGTTTGTGCCATAACAAAGTATTAGAAGGTTTTGTAACAACAATTGCAAAATTACAAAAAAGATTGAATACAGAAAAACTGAAAGACAAGGAATTACAAATGGTTCGATGATCAAAAACATAAAGATCATTGACCTTATTGCCAAAGAGACTAAGAGAGAGTTTACTCCGTGATGAAGGGTCCTGCAATAGGTAATGTTGATCAGTGAAAACTATAAAGGATTTGAGTTGAGAATTCAACTTGGAAATAGAAACAAGGTTGTATTTTAAATTGGGAACATACAAGACTCCTTGAAGAATTAAGGAATCATGTAGTTTGACATTTCCAGCAAAAGAGACACATGCATTAGTGTCATTAGGTAAACCAATGAAATGAGGATGAGGTAATTTGAATAAAGAAAGAAACAATGTTTTATTGGAACATATATGATCTGTTGCCCCGGTATCAACAATCCATGAATAAAATGGTTGTAAAAGTGATGATGATTTGTACACATTAGCAACAaactttttgaaagaaaaagtaCCTTCAGACTCCATAAATCCATCCATAAGAGAAGTTTGAGCAGAAAAACTAGATGATGATCAGTTGATATTGTTGTTTTGAAGAAGTATAATCAACTGTTGAAATTGTTCTTGTGATTTACTAGAATTGGAGTCAACAACAGCATTCTGAACAATGGATTTTGGTTCTTCACGCTTGGATTTGGTGAATTTAAAGTTTGCAGGGAATCCATGTAGACGATAGCACTGTGATTTGGTGTGAACAGGCTTTTTACAATGATTACAAACCAACGATTTCTTGGACATAGAACTATTTTCAACAGAAGCATTCATGGCAATGATGTCATTATTAAGTGGAGTAGAAGTATTTATACCATGTTGACGTTCTTCTTGAAGGATCAAGGAATATGCAATGGATACAGTCGGAAGAGGTTTAGTCATGAGAATTTGACCACGCATGACTTTGTAAGAATCATCAAGGCCCATAAGAAGTTGAATGAGACGATgttcttcaaaaaaaaatgttgatCTTAGATGCAGCTTCACAAGAACATGGAGGAATTGCTTGAACGAGACGCAATTCATCCCAAATTCGTGTTAATTTGGTGAAATAAGTGGTGAAATCATCTGAACCTTGAGAAGTCGAATATAGCTGTTGCTAAATTTGGTAAATCAATGTGCCATCTGGTTTTTCGAACCTTTGATTCAATTGAAGCCAGATTTCTCGAGCAGTAGTCAAGAATAACATACTATTGGCAATATTTTTGGACAGAGAATTCAAAATCCAACTTATCACCATAGAATTGGCTCGAAACCAGGCAGAATACGAAGATGAGGTGATTGTTGGTTCATAAATTGATCCATCAACAAAACCTAATTTGTTCTTGGCAGCTAACGATATAAGCATTGATCGTTTCCAAGATGCAAAACCAATTCCATTAAAAGGATTTGTAATGAGAATAGAACTCGGATTATCAGAAGGAGCAATGAAAAATGGATTGGATGGATCGATGGCAGTATATCCAGTAGAATCAAGTGGATTGGCCATGATGAATGCAGAATCGAAAATAGAATCGAAAACTAATCTGATACCATGTTGATTTTGAGAGAATGAAAAAGTTTTGTTTAAAATTGATTCCAAAACCTGTATTCAATAATGATGAAGAATACATACATATACAGAAGAGAAGGACAAACGAACTAACAAACTCATAATATAtgaatgacgaaaatacccttctATCTAACTACCATCTAAACTGTTTATAACAAATTTTCTAATAGTAAAAACTAACAGATGTTGCTCGTAAGTACCCACCACCACCTTCGATTAATTCTTTTTGTTCCATATCGATCATTAAAAAATAGGAacttttttacttatttttttttatttgtgttcTTCGCATGCACGTCGAACAGGAGGTGATAACATCCTGTTCAAACttcaatttaaattaaacaaacccCCTCCATCGAAATTCCTTTCAAAATGGGTCCTAACT encodes:
- the LOC128129155 gene encoding uncharacterized protein LOC128129155 codes for the protein MSRAHPFVLIRYPIGQKAFKVLNLTTKSIHIARDIKFFENIFPLHDISPTMSQNPHSFLPKNSSDTPIAPSPPSISVPTENVSSSQSQPPNIPRRTSSRTHNPPMHLRYYICNNVIDSSHICCHTVTHMCNVDPQVSVLYPISTFFFNISKHDVGPTFYHQAKGNPHWELAMQQELEALQTNHTWDIVSLPKGKKPISC
- the LOC111888153 gene encoding uncharacterized mitochondrial protein AtMg00810-like — protein: MTLDSQFRIKDLGEVNYFLRLQFGKVAEGLVVHQQKFSQELLALYSMEDVVPVSTPLPHNLKLLLLIDNPLNDPTLYRQLIGKLNFLFHTRPYIAFTVQHLSHFNKTPCQQHYDVALHVLKYIKGTVNQGLFFNKLSNIEAYCDSDWAACPIT